From the genome of uncultured Bacteroides sp.:
ATTGCAATTCCATCGTCAATGGCAATAGTATTAAATTCAGCGGCAAAGCAGCCAAGCTTTTCAATCTCAGCCTTTACCAGCTGACCAATTTCATGTAAATGAACATGCCCTGGCACAAACTGAGTAAATGAATTAACGATTGCTATAATAGGTTTACCCAATTGTTCTCTCTTCATGCCATTTGCCATCCAAAGAGCTCTCGCTCCTGCCATTCTACGACCCTGCGTACTGAACGAACTACGTAATTGTTTCTCCATTGTTTCTTAAATTAAAAAAGCCTTTCTCATGACTGAGAAAGGCTCTAAATAATATTTTTATAGTACGATTAACTATACACCTTTCTCACGCTCTTGATTGGACCACCACGAGGCGAATAATATGCACTAGAGACAGATTAATTGATGTAATAATATTCATACTGCTTTTTATTTCTTTTTTAAAGACGCTGCAAAGGTACGCTCTTTTTTTAAACCGCCAAACAAATTGAATAAAAAAAACGCTTAAATATTTGCAATCGTAAGAAATTAGCTCATAATTATCCTATTTTATAACTTTCAACCACTTTTTAGGTTGAAAAGAGAAAGATTAAGATACATATATAATATGAAATAGTAATTTCGATTATATATTACGATTCTGTTGTTATAGCTTCAGGATTAAAAAGAAAAGAGAATACAGCATTTTTAAATATAAGTCATAATTTACAAAAAAGGACTTAATAATCTGAAAATAAATTGCAGCACGAAGGTATCGAATAAATATTTCGTATATTTGCACCTTATTTAAATAATACAGAATTTATTAATAACAAAAGTATAGATGGAAACAGCACCAAACAAACTCATAGTAGTTTCTTACGAACTGTATGTAACTGAAGATGGAGAAAGAGATTTAGTAGAAAAAGCAACCCCAGAACAACCTTTCCAGTTTATCTCTGGATTAGGCACTACATTAGATGCCTTCGAGAGCCAACTTACTGGTTTGGCAATTGGCGATAAGTTTGAATTTACTATCTCAAGCACTGAAGCTTATGGAGAATACAACGAAGAACATGTAATTGATCTCCCTAAAAATATATTTGAAATTGACGGAAGATTCGACGCAGAACGCATTTTTGCAGGAAACGTTGTTCCTTTAATGGACGCTGACGGAAACAGAATGAATGCTACTGTAGTTGAAGTAGGCAACAGCAATGTAAAGGTTGATATGAACCACCCATTAGCTGGCGAAGATTTAACTTTCGTAGGCGAAGTTCTAGAATCACGTACTGCAACAAATGAAGAAATTCAGGGAATGATCAACGTGATGAGCGGTGAAGGTGGTTGTGGTTGTGGATGCGACAGCTGCGGTGACGATTGCGGATGTGATGACAAAGAAGGACATGAAGGTAGCTGCGGTAGCGGTTGCGGATGCCACTAATCATATATTAAAATAAATAACAGCACACAGATGTTGCTTATATAGCAAATTTTCTGTGTGCTGTTTTTATTTTATATATTCCTTATCTTACTAATTCTCTTTCGATAGTTCTTTCAATCTCTTATTCAAAAGTTTGAATTGCTTTTCATCTCCACCACGAACAACATATCTTATTACTCCTGATTTATCTATCAAGATGCTCATCGGAGTATAAGAAATTCCTGTTTTACTTATAAAATTAATAGCATCCGGAATTTGATGAAACAACGGATGATTTTTAGCTACTATCTTTTCTATTTGATTTGAATTATTAAAAGTCATTGAAAGGAAATTAACGCCAGCATATTTTTTCGTCAACTCGTTTAGCTGCGGAATCTCTTTAATACAAGGTTCACAATACACATGCCAGATATTAATCATTGTAACTTTACCCTTTATATTCTGATCCGTCCAAAGTTTACCCTTGGTATCTGTTAATGTAAATTCAAGGCAAGGCTTATCACAAAGTTTCTCTTGCAGAGCTTTATCATCGGCCTTTTGCTTAGCTTTGGATTCCTTCAGTTCGCCATTCACCTCAGATACTGAAAGATCATTATTCGTCTGAATACAATATGCAGCAGAAACACTACAAAAAACTATTAGTGCACAAAAAAACTTTTTCATCAAAAAAATCAAATTAACATTTAGCAATCCACATCAGTATCTAGTTAGTTGAAAATGAATCACTCCACAAAGGTATAAATTGAGGCTATGGATTGCAAATGTTGCATAGAAAAATACAGAATATATTCATAAAGATACAGATTTTAGCCAAAGCAGGGAAAAATATTTAGCCATATCAGGGAATAAATATAGGCCAAACTATTGAATATAAACCTGCCAAATGCGAGAATTGGATAAAAGCTAAACGGCAATCCCATACCAAATTTTAGACTTACGTAAGCTACACTGCATTTAAAACTAATAGTGAATTACATTGAATCATCTACACCATCTACCACTAAAACGTCTAAAACTACTTTGCAAAAAGGCTTTCAGGTGGTAGCAGATAAAAATATCGGACTAATCATCTGCCACTAAACCTTGATCATCTGCTACTAAATTGAGTTCTTTTCAACATTATGATAAATATTGCTGCAAATCCTTTGGTGAGGAACATTCAGTTTCTTAAAATTGCGTCCGAGATGAATGGCTTAAACTCCATCTGCAAAATTCACCAAACGCTTTATTGCCTTCCCTTTTATAGCTTATAGATAATAAGTTTTGCCTTACAAGATAATCAATTTTAAAAAAAGACATAAGTAAGCCCTCGAATGAAGTCCCATGGGTTCTCGGCCGGAGACTGGTGGGCACTTATTCGAGGGCTTATGGGTTCACAGATGCGGGCTTACCAAATTATAAAAGCGAAAACAGATAACTTATTAATCAAGAGGCAATAGTAGTAGTCTATGTTTTTAAAGAGGATATCATTAGTGTCTCAATAAAAATGGGACACTAATGATGTGATAACTAAAAGCAATCATTTTAACAGAAAAAGAAAACACTTTTTCATTTTTATATTTAAAATTAAAACAGACTGAAATAAAAAAAATAATTTTAGTTAG
Proteins encoded in this window:
- a CDS encoding TlpA disulfide reductase family protein encodes the protein MKKFFCALIVFCSVSAAYCIQTNNDLSVSEVNGELKESKAKQKADDKALQEKLCDKPCLEFTLTDTKGKLWTDQNIKGKVTMINIWHVYCEPCIKEIPQLNELTKKYAGVNFLSMTFNNSNQIEKIVAKNHPLFHQIPDAINFISKTGISYTPMSILIDKSGVIRYVVRGGDEKQFKLLNKRLKELSKEN
- a CDS encoding FKBP-type peptidyl-prolyl cis-trans isomerase, which produces METAPNKLIVVSYELYVTEDGERDLVEKATPEQPFQFISGLGTTLDAFESQLTGLAIGDKFEFTISSTEAYGEYNEEHVIDLPKNIFEIDGRFDAERIFAGNVVPLMDADGNRMNATVVEVGNSNVKVDMNHPLAGEDLTFVGEVLESRTATNEEIQGMINVMSGEGGCGCGCDSCGDDCGCDDKEGHEGSCGSGCGCH